The genomic window CCCCGTGCTCACGCGGGAGGACTTCGCCTTCCTCGCGGAGCGCATGGGCGAATCACCCGAGCCCCTGGCCGCGACCCCCGCCGACGGCACCGCGCGGCTCGAACCCCGGCCGACCTCCCAGCCAGTCATGTCGCCCGCGGGCCAGGCCTTCTCCTCGGCCCTCTTCGCGCCGCCTCCGGCCGCCGCCTACGGCCTGGACCTGCCGCCCGAGGGCCTGGACCTCAACCAGGTGGTGTCGGACATGGAGAAGACGCTCATGCTCCAGAGCCTGGCCATCACCCGCGGCAACAAGAAGCGCGCCGCCGACCTGCTGGGCCTCAAGCGCACCACCTTCCTCGAGAAAATGAAGCGGCTGGACCTGGAGGATGGAGACGGCGCCGAGGCTGAGGCCTGACCCCCCCTGCTACCCTGAGGGGATGGCGAACGCGACGCATCTGAGATGGAAACTGGAAGTCCCGGACCCCCAGGAAGAAGGGCTCTGCACCTGGCTGGAGGGGGCCGGTTCCTCCGCCTTCTATCGCGAGGCCGATCCGCCGCGGGCCTGCTACGCCTACTTCCCGCCGGACCAGGCGCCTCCTGAAGCGGGTGGCCTGGCCGCGTTCCCCGGTGTGCGCCTGCTTGAGACCGAGACCTTCGGGGACGAGGACTGGCTGGCCAAGAGCCGGGAGGGTTTCGGCGCCTTCGAAGTGGGCGCGCGCTTCCATGTGCGGCCCCTCTGGGACGAGACGCCCGCCCCTGCGGACCGCTTCGACCTCGTGGTGAACCCCGGCCTAGCCTTCGGCACCGGCGGCCACGAGACCACCCGCCTCTGCATCGAGCTGCTGGAGGAACTCGCCGCGGCGGGTCGCCTGAAGGGGCCGGTCCTCGACATCGGCGCGGGCACCGGCATCCTGTCGCTGGCCGCCTTCCTGCTGGGGGGCCGGGACCTCACGGCCTTCGACAACGACCCCGACTGCGGGCCCGCGATGGAAGAGTTCATTGCGCTCAATGCGCACCTGCTGAAAGGCGCGAAACCCTACGACAGCTTCGTCGGCACGCTGGATCACCCGCGCGTGCAGGGCCCCTATCCCGGCCTGCTGGCCAACATCCTGCTGGAGACCATCCAGGAGCTGCTGCCCCGCATGGCCGAAGTGGCCGCGCCCGGAGGCTGGCTCATCGCCAGCGGCATCCTGGCCGAGCGCACGGACGAGGCCCTGGTGAGCCTCGTCTCCCACGGGTTCAAGCCCGAGAAGGTGCGGACGGAAGGCGAGTGGATCGCCGTGCTGGCGGTGCGGGCATCATGAGCCGCGCGGACCGTCCGATCGGCATCTTCGACTCGGGCATCGGCGGGCTCACGGTCATCCATGCCCTGCGCCAGCTGCTGCCCCAGGAGGACCTGGTCTACCTCGGCGACACGGCCCGGCTGCCCTACGGCACCAAGAGCCACCGCACCATCGAGCGCTACACGCTGCAGATGGGCGAGCTGCTGCAGCGCCACGAGCCGAAGCTCATCGTCATCGCCTGCAACACCGCCAGCGCCCACGGGCTGCCGGCCCTGCAGGCCGTGAGCCCCTGCCCCGTGATCGGGGTGATCGAACCTGGCGCCGAGGCCGCGGCGGAGGTTCCGGGTCCCGTGGGCATCATCGGCACCCTGGCCACCGTGAGCAGCGCGGCCTACGAACTCGCCATCCGGCGCCGCGACCCCGGCAAGGTCATCCACAGCGTGGCCTGTCCCCTGCTGGTGCCCCTGGCGGAGGAGGGGTGGTTCGATGATCCGGTCACCGACAGCATCTGCCGCCGCTACATGAACGAGCTGCCCTTCGAGGTGAAGACCGTGGTGCTGGGCTGCACCCACTACCCGACGCTGATGACGAGCCTGGAACGCAGCCGTCCCGGCACCCGCTGGATCGACAGCGGCCGCGTCACCGCCAAGGCTGTGGACCGGATGCTGCAGGGCACCCTCGGCTACCGCACCGCCGGCGCCCGCGGCAGCCTTCGCGTCCAGCTCACCGACGCCAGCAGCCGCCTGAAGGAAGTGGGCAGCCGCTTCTTGGAAGAGGCGCTGGGGGATGTCGAAGTGGTGGAGATTTAATCCAGGCCCGGCCCGTCAGTATCATCGTGGGTCTAGGGGGCGGGATGAAAGGATTGGCCGGGGTTCGCCTGCTGAGAGCTCGGCTCCACTTCGCGCGCCGGCGTGAGCAGGGCCAGGTGTGGGCCTATCCCCTGCTGAAAGTGGCCAAGTTATTCCACAAGATGCATCGGTGGGCCAGCCCAGGGTCCATCCGGGTTCCCAAGACCACGGAGGGTGGGGCGCTCCCGTGTCCCATCCCCTTTCGGGAAATGGTCATCAACTGCGATGGGACGGTGGCCTGCGGCTCGACCGCCCAAGCCCCGATCCTGGACGCTTTGATCGAGGGCGCTGGATCGGTCGGCCTGACGGGGATCTGGGAGGGTGAAGGATTCCGGTCCATGCGGGCCCGCATGCTGGCGGGGGACCGGAGCGCCTGTTTAGAGTGTCATCTGAATCGGTGTCCGGGCTTCGAGCCGTTGTCGGATGAAGAACGGGCATCGGGCGGGGGAGGGGCTCCGTGGATTCACCAGCTGCTGATCGAACCCACGGCCGTGTGCAATTTCGATTGCCCCACCATTTGCGGACACAGC from Geothrix sp. includes these protein-coding regions:
- a CDS encoding 50S ribosomal protein L11 methyltransferase yields the protein MANATHLRWKLEVPDPQEEGLCTWLEGAGSSAFYREADPPRACYAYFPPDQAPPEAGGLAAFPGVRLLETETFGDEDWLAKSREGFGAFEVGARFHVRPLWDETPAPADRFDLVVNPGLAFGTGGHETTRLCIELLEELAAAGRLKGPVLDIGAGTGILSLAAFLLGGRDLTAFDNDPDCGPAMEEFIALNAHLLKGAKPYDSFVGTLDHPRVQGPYPGLLANILLETIQELLPRMAEVAAPGGWLIASGILAERTDEALVSLVSHGFKPEKVRTEGEWIAVLAVRAS
- the murI gene encoding glutamate racemase, producing the protein MDRRAGGAGIMSRADRPIGIFDSGIGGLTVIHALRQLLPQEDLVYLGDTARLPYGTKSHRTIERYTLQMGELLQRHEPKLIVIACNTASAHGLPALQAVSPCPVIGVIEPGAEAAAEVPGPVGIIGTLATVSSAAYELAIRRRDPGKVIHSVACPLLVPLAEEGWFDDPVTDSICRRYMNELPFEVKTVVLGCTHYPTLMTSLERSRPGTRWIDSGRVTAKAVDRMLQGTLGYRTAGARGSLRVQLTDASSRLKEVGSRFLEEALGDVEVVEI